The window ACGAAAAGGTTTATCAAGATCATCCATTTGTTCGAATACGAAAAAATGGAGTTCTACCTATGACAAAGGAAGTGAGTGGAAGTAATTTTTGTGATATTGGCTTATTTTCTGATGAGCGTTCGGGAAGGGTCACAGTGATTGCTGTAATCGATAACCTAGTAAAAGGAGCCTCAGGCCAAGCTATTCAAAATATGAATCTTATAAATGGATGGGATGTACGTACAGGGTTAATGAATTTACCAATCTATCCATAGGATGGATGGGAAAGGGGAATGGGAATGCAGCTAGTTTCAAACAAACAGTACGTGGTTTTAAAAGAAGGAAGTGTGACATCGCCAAAAGGGTTCAAAGCAGGTGGCATGCACTGTGGAATTAAGCATCAACGTTTAGATTTGGGCTATATCTTATCGTTGACACCTGCCATAACAGCAGGAGTATATACAACAAATCGCTTTCAAGCTGCTCCACTTTTAGTTACTCAGGAAAGTATTAAAAAAGAAGGAAAAACACAGGCTATCCTAGTTAATTCAGGGATTGCTAATGCCTGTACAGGAGAGGAAGGATTACAGAATGCCTATGCAATGCGGAATCGTTTTGCAAACGAGTTAGGTATAAAAGAACATTATGTAGCGGTAACTTCTACCGGTGTTATCGGAGTTCAGCTTCCTATGGATAAAGTAGAAAAAGGGATTCAGAAAATATTGGATCCTGTTCATGAAAATGTACAAAAATTTGAACAATCGATTCTTACAACAGACACTATAAAAAAGAATATAGCGGTTCAAGTGGAAATTGATGGGCAAACAGTCACGATTGGTGGGGCAGCTAAGGGTTCGGGAATGATTCATCCTAATATGGCTACTATGCTAGGTTTTGTCACTACAGATGCCTTTATTGATCAGGATTCC of the Bacillaceae bacterium S4-13-56 genome contains:
- the argJ gene encoding bifunctional ornithine acetyltransferase/N-acetylglutamate synthase, with translation MGMQLVSNKQYVVLKEGSVTSPKGFKAGGMHCGIKHQRLDLGYILSLTPAITAGVYTTNRFQAAPLLVTQESIKKEGKTQAILVNSGIANACTGEEGLQNAYAMRNRFANELGIKEHYVAVTSTGVIGVQLPMDKVEKGIQKILDPVHENVQKFEQSILTTDTIKKNIAVQVEIDGQTVTIGGAAKGSGMIHPNMATMLGFVTTDAFIDQDSLSMALKQITNQTFNMITVDGDTSTNDMVVVMANGQSNNKSLTPDHPDWEAFLKGLTYVCETLAKKIARDGEGATKLIEVKVRNSASIKDAQQVAKTVISSNLVKTAIYGADANWGRIVCAVGYSDVDILPNDLSVFLGPIKVVENGLPFPFSEEQAKKYLEQENIIIEVDLGMGQQEGTAWGCDLTYDYVKINASYRT